One window of the Triticum dicoccoides isolate Atlit2015 ecotype Zavitan chromosome 3B, WEW_v2.0, whole genome shotgun sequence genome contains the following:
- the LOC119275395 gene encoding protein DJ-1 homolog A-like, whose product MAAAASSLARRAVSCRRLLLSRSFAAAARPAKRVLVPVAAGTEPVEAAATADVLNRAGARVTVATVASAPAGDEGLLVEAAYGVKLVADARVADLEGEDFDLIALPGGMPGSTNLRECKVLERMVKMHAEKGELYGAICAAPAVTLAHWGMLKGLKATCYPSFMEKFTAEVIPVNSRVVVDRNVVTSQGPGTAIEFALALVEQLYDKEKMEEVAGPLYVRPQHGAEYTIEELNSVEWKCSGTPQVLVPVANGSEEIEALNLIDVLRRAGANVTVASVEDTLQIVTRRHKFNLIADMMLDEAAKMEFDLIVMPGGLSGAQKFASTNKLVDLLKKQAGSGKPYGAICASPAHVLEPHGLLKGKKATAFPPMAHLLTDQSLCENRVVIDGNLITSRAPGTATEFALAIVEKLFGREKAVSIAKEFVFM is encoded by the exons ATGGCCGCAGCCGCCTCCTCGCTGGCGCGGCGGGCCGTCTCCTGCCGCCGCCTGCTCCTCTCCCGCTCCTTCGCAGCCGCCGCCCGCCCGGCCAAGCGGGTGCTCGTGCCGGTCGCGGCCGGCACGGAGCCGGTCGAGGCGGCCGCCACGGCCGACGTCCTCAACCGCGCGGGGGCGCGGGTCACCGTCGCGACCGTCGCCTCCGCGCCGGCCGGGGACGAGGGGCTCCTCGTGGAGGCCGCCTACGGGGTCAAGCTCGTCGCCGACGCCCGCGTCGCCGACCTCGAAGGCGAGGACTTCGACCTCATCGCCCTGCCG GGCGGGATGCCGGGATCAACTAATCTTAGAGAATGTAAAGTACTCGAGAGGATGGTCAAGATGCATGCAGAGAAGGGGGAACTCTACGGCGCCATTTGCGCTGCGCCGGCGGTGACGTTGGCCCATTGGGGCATGCTCAAAGGTTTAAAG GCGACTTGCTACCCGTCGTTCATGGAGAAGTTCACCGCTGAAGTGATCCCTGTGAACTCCAGGGTGGTGGTGGATAGAAATGTGGTGACCAGCCAGGGTCCAGGAACGGCAATTGAGTTTGCCCTTGCTTTGGTGGAGCAGCTATATGACAAAGAGAAGATGGAGGAGGTTGCTGGACCTTTG TATGTCCGCCCTCAACACGGAGCCGAGTATACCATTGAAGAGCTTAATTCAGTTGAATGGAAATGCAGTGgtacacctcag GTTCTTGTGCCAGTTGCTAATGGTTCAGAGGAAATTGAAGCTCTTAATTTAATAGATGTCTTGCGTAGAGCAGGCGCAAATGTTACAGTTGCGTCAGTTGAGGATACCCTGCAAATTGTGACCCGGCGTCACAAGTTTAATCTGATAGCTGACATGATGTTGGACGAAGCTGCTAAAATGGAATTTGATCTGATTGTCATGCCG GGCGGTCTGTCGGGTGCTCAAAAGTTTGCTAGTACaaacaaacttgttgatttgctgaaGAAGCAGGCAGGATCTGGTAAACCCTATGGTGCAATATGTGCTTCCCCAGCTCATGTTCTCGAGCCCCACGGTTTACTGAAG GGGAAGAAGGCGACGGCATTTCCACCCATGGCGCACCTGCTTACAGACCAGAGCCTATGTGAGAACAGGGTTGTGATTGACGGGAATCTTATCACTAGCAGAGCCCCAGGGACTGCGACAGAGTTCGCCCTGGCCATTGTTGAGAAGCTATTTGGTCGAGAGAAAGCAGTCAGTATAGCGAAGGAGTTTGTTTTTATGTGA